In Spirochaetota bacterium, one genomic interval encodes:
- a CDS encoding TfoX/Sxy family protein, translated as MEEDRSRVFAEAVRGINCDNKKMFGCPASFVNGSMFAGVHGARLFVRLSEQERSALMDAGDARPFEPMKERVMKEHVALSETITADA; from the coding sequence ATGGAAGAAGACCGATCCCGCGTTTTCGCGGAAGCGGTACGCGGCATCAATTGCGATAATAAGAAGATGTTCGGCTGCCCGGCCTCGTTCGTGAACGGCAGCATGTTCGCCGGCGTGCACGGTGCGAGGCTCTTCGTACGGCTCTCCGAGCAGGAGCGCTCTGCCCTCATGGATGCCGGGGATGCCAGGCCGTTCGAGCCGATGAAGGAACGGGTGATGAAAGAACACGTGGCCCTGTCGGAAACGATCACCGCCGATGCCTGA